In the genome of Christensenella timonensis, one region contains:
- a CDS encoding CdaR family protein codes for MNKILDIIKRIFVHNWKMKVGAVAFAFILWSFMIASTDPYMSKTFESIPVTYTAADELKQNNLTTTVPLSDLLKTAEVTASAPTSALQYLNENMLQASIDLSNIKTPGEYTLQVDVKPLLEKCNITKVNPSSVTVVVEEIVSKEVPVEVKLAGTEKDWLYYGEPVLSETYVTVTGAQSNVENVAKAVCTVDIDEAKESVKGSYKVTYVNDKGEEVGNNLFSGVPSVIVEIPVYQKKSVTIDTAAIQTTTTGLADGYKITGVSVEPASVDLAGELETLEAIGSVTLEPIELDNASGDMIVEASVKLPDGVIAAVPAKVQVQLTIAQPEEKRTYSAVKIAYKNLADGAKAKIDPENIDVEVLGTEEAFQSFSASKLKPFVDLSGLTKGVHENVQVKFENEPDLGVKVAASPATVTVTIS; via the coding sequence ATGAACAAGATCCTGGATATTATAAAACGTATCTTCGTCCACAACTGGAAGATGAAAGTAGGCGCCGTGGCGTTTGCCTTTATCCTGTGGAGCTTTATGATCGCCTCCACGGATCCGTATATGTCCAAGACATTTGAGAGTATACCGGTCACCTATACGGCGGCGGACGAGCTGAAGCAAAATAACCTGACGACAACAGTACCGCTTTCCGACCTGTTGAAGACGGCGGAGGTCACGGCTTCCGCGCCCACAAGCGCGCTCCAGTACCTGAACGAAAACATGCTCCAGGCCAGCATCGACCTTTCCAACATCAAGACGCCTGGGGAATATACCCTCCAAGTGGACGTCAAGCCGTTGCTGGAAAAGTGTAATATCACGAAGGTGAACCCGAGCTCGGTCACGGTGGTGGTAGAGGAGATCGTCTCCAAGGAAGTACCCGTAGAGGTCAAGCTGGCCGGGACGGAGAAGGATTGGCTTTACTATGGGGAGCCGGTGCTTTCTGAAACATATGTTACCGTAACGGGCGCCCAGTCCAATGTGGAAAATGTCGCCAAAGCGGTATGTACAGTGGATATCGACGAGGCGAAAGAGTCGGTCAAGGGGAGCTACAAGGTGACGTATGTGAACGACAAGGGAGAGGAAGTAGGCAATAACCTCTTCAGCGGCGTGCCGTCTGTTATTGTGGAAATCCCTGTTTACCAGAAAAAGTCCGTTACTATCGATACGGCGGCGATCCAAACGACGACCACGGGGCTTGCGGACGGTTATAAGATCACGGGCGTGAGTGTGGAACCGGCGAGCGTGGATCTGGCGGGAGAGCTGGAAACGCTGGAAGCGATCGGCAGCGTGACGCTCGAACCGATCGAGCTGGATAACGCTTCCGGGGACATGATCGTCGAGGCGAGCGTAAAGCTGCCGGATGGCGTGATAGCGGCAGTACCGGCCAAAGTGCAGGTGCAACTGACGATCGCGCAGCCGGAAGAAAAACGCACCTATTCCGCGGTGAAGATTGCATATAAAAATCTGGCCGACGGGGCGAAGGCTAAAATCGATCCGGAAAACATCGATGTTGAAGTATTGGGCACGGAAGAGGCATTCCAGTCCTTCTCCGCTTCTAAGCTCAAACCGTTCGTCGATCTCTCGGGCCTTACGAAAGGTGTACATGAAAATGTGCAGGTCAAGTTTGAAAACGAACCGGATCTGGGCGTGAAGGTGGCGGCAAGCCCTGCAACAGTGACGGTGACAATATCGTAA
- a CDS encoding 4Fe-4S dicluster domain-containing protein, producing the protein MAKLTIYEDTCKGCGLCIGACPRKLLAIDKSHLNVKGYHPIGIEQPEECIGCAACARMCPDCALEVDK; encoded by the coding sequence ATGGCAAAGTTAACGATCTATGAGGATACATGTAAGGGCTGCGGCCTGTGCATCGGAGCTTGTCCCAGGAAGCTGCTGGCGATCGACAAGTCGCATCTGAATGTGAAGGGATATCATCCGATCGGCATCGAGCAGCCGGAGGAATGTATCGGCTGCGCGGCATGTGCGCGTATGTGCCCGGATTGTGCCCTTGAAGTGGATAAATAA
- a CDS encoding 3-methyl-2-oxobutanoate dehydrogenase subunit VorB, translating to MAKVLMKGNEAIAEAAIKAGCTHFFGYPITPQNQVPEYMSKRMPQVGGTFIQAESEVSAINMVYGAAGAGARVMTSSSSPGISLKQEGISYIACAQLPCLIVNIIRSGPGLGGILPSQGDYFQATKGGGHGDYHLVVLAPSSVQEAADLVAEGFDIADQYRIPVMILGDGMIGQMMEPVEFAEKKGRDLPEKTWAANGWKDKSRPRNIINSLYIEAESMKEVNDQLQAKYAEITKNETRVQEFMTDDADYVIAAFGTTARIAKNAALKAREMGIKVGVIRPITLWPFPTEAFAKAAERVKGMLCVEMNTGQMIEDVRLAVNGKVPVEFYGTTGGFIPAPDAVVKALLKLKEGK from the coding sequence ATGGCTAAGGTATTAATGAAAGGAAACGAGGCAATTGCGGAAGCCGCCATCAAGGCAGGATGCACGCACTTTTTCGGCTACCCGATCACGCCTCAGAATCAGGTGCCTGAATATATGTCCAAGCGCATGCCGCAGGTAGGCGGGACGTTCATCCAGGCGGAGAGCGAAGTTTCCGCGATCAATATGGTATATGGCGCGGCGGGCGCTGGCGCGCGCGTAATGACTTCTTCTTCTTCCCCGGGGATCAGCTTAAAGCAGGAGGGGATCAGTTATATCGCCTGCGCGCAGCTTCCCTGCCTCATTGTGAACATTATCCGCAGCGGGCCCGGCCTGGGCGGTATCCTGCCGTCGCAGGGCGACTATTTCCAGGCGACGAAGGGCGGCGGACATGGCGATTACCACCTTGTAGTGCTGGCGCCGTCGAGCGTACAGGAAGCGGCAGACCTCGTTGCAGAAGGGTTTGATATTGCAGACCAATACCGTATCCCTGTCATGATTTTGGGCGACGGTATGATCGGCCAAATGATGGAACCGGTTGAATTTGCAGAGAAAAAAGGCCGTGACTTGCCTGAAAAGACATGGGCGGCAAACGGCTGGAAGGATAAATCCCGTCCGCGGAACATCATTAATTCACTGTATATCGAAGCGGAGTCCATGAAGGAAGTCAACGACCAGTTGCAGGCGAAATACGCTGAGATCACCAAGAACGAAACGCGTGTGCAGGAATTCATGACAGACGACGCGGACTATGTGATCGCGGCTTTCGGGACGACGGCGCGTATTGCCAAAAATGCGGCTTTAAAAGCGCGCGAGATGGGCATCAAAGTGGGCGTGATCCGTCCGATCACCCTGTGGCCGTTCCCCACCGAGGCTTTTGCGAAGGCGGCAGAACGTGTCAAGGGCATGTTGTGCGTGGAAATGAACACAGGGCAGATGATCGAAGACGTAAGGCTTGCTGTGAACGGGAAAGTGCCGGTGGAATTTTATGGCACGACAGGCGGCTTTATCCCGGCTCCGGACGCTGTCGTAAAGGCGCTTCTTAAGCTGAAGGAGGGCAAATAA
- a CDS encoding thiamine pyrophosphate-dependent enzyme: MTKVFQKTKMLTDVPFHYCPGCTHGIIHRLVAECIEEMGMEDKAVGIAPVGCAVFAYNYFNCDMMEAAHGRAPAVATGIKRTCPEDLVFTYQGDGDLASIGTAEIVHAAARGEKITTIFVNNAIYGMTGGQMAPTTLVGQVTTTSPYGRNPETQGMPVRMAEMLATLDGAYYIERTSVHDVPNIIKTKKAIKKAFECQMEGKGFSMVEILSTCPTNWGLNPVEALEWLKENMIPQYPLGVTKEGR, from the coding sequence ATGACGAAGGTATTCCAGAAAACGAAAATGCTCACAGACGTTCCCTTCCATTATTGCCCGGGGTGCACGCACGGTATCATCCACAGGCTGGTGGCAGAGTGCATTGAAGAAATGGGCATGGAGGATAAGGCGGTCGGTATCGCACCGGTCGGCTGCGCGGTCTTTGCATACAACTATTTTAACTGCGACATGATGGAAGCGGCGCATGGGCGTGCGCCGGCTGTCGCAACAGGGATCAAGCGTACCTGCCCGGAAGATCTGGTATTCACTTACCAGGGGGACGGCGACCTTGCCTCCATCGGTACGGCAGAGATCGTACACGCAGCGGCAAGGGGCGAGAAGATCACGACGATCTTTGTCAACAATGCGATCTATGGTATGACAGGCGGCCAGATGGCGCCTACGACGCTGGTAGGGCAGGTCACGACGACTTCCCCTTACGGCAGGAACCCGGAAACGCAGGGGATGCCCGTGCGCATGGCGGAAATGCTCGCTACGCTTGACGGGGCATATTATATCGAACGTACGTCCGTACATGACGTACCCAATATCATCAAAACAAAAAAAGCCATCAAAAAAGCGTTCGAGTGTCAGATGGAGGGGAAAGGGTTCTCAATGGTGGAGATACTCTCTACCTGCCCGACAAACTGGGGGCTCAACCCGGTAGAGGCGCTTGAGTGGCTGAAAGAGAACATGATTCCCCAATATCCTTTGGGCGTAACGAAGGAGGGCAGATAA
- a CDS encoding 2-oxoacid:acceptor oxidoreductase family protein encodes MTEQIILAGFGGQGVLLAGQIIAYAGMNEGKNVSWLPSYGPEMRGGTANCNVVVSDDEVGSPVVVEADYLIVMNRPSLEKYEKDLKPGGLLLMDSDLIEVEPQRSDIKVIKVPANTLAEKAGSVKAANMVMLGAYNECAHVVDNKTIIECLAKIMGEKKAHLIPMNEEALKLGAQAAR; translated from the coding sequence ATGACAGAACAGATTATTTTGGCAGGCTTTGGCGGACAGGGCGTATTGCTCGCCGGCCAGATCATCGCCTATGCGGGTATGAACGAAGGTAAAAACGTTTCCTGGCTGCCGTCGTACGGCCCGGAGATGCGCGGGGGCACGGCGAACTGTAACGTCGTGGTATCTGACGATGAAGTGGGTTCGCCCGTGGTTGTGGAAGCGGATTACCTGATCGTCATGAACCGGCCGTCGCTGGAAAAGTATGAGAAGGACTTAAAGCCGGGCGGACTGCTGCTGATGGATTCCGATCTCATCGAGGTGGAGCCGCAGCGCAGCGATATCAAGGTGATCAAAGTCCCGGCCAACACGCTGGCGGAAAAAGCGGGCAGTGTCAAAGCGGCGAACATGGTCATGCTGGGTGCGTACAATGAATGTGCCCATGTGGTCGACAATAAGACGATCATCGAATGTCTGGCAAAGATCATGGGAGAGAAGAAAGCGCACCTCATCCCCATGAACGAGGAAGCGCTCAAGCTGGGGGCACAGGCAGCAAGGTAG
- a CDS encoding transglycosylase domain-containing protein: MAPKKDFRDTIKNAGEKTKKFFSSAANKIKGGFSGASNQVKKVTSESVRKLRRPTPIPFEKEEVPQKPVKTKTYVPKSSGPLPEKPAGQKPAKAYVPKAKAAAEKPVKKQPVKPKPLQKKTTDVPVSDETVIFSEPAGKKIKTAATPRKEQTQSIPVVGGKKSLFKPRDKKPNFALGVVLTTIKFTFVAIIIAVVIGFGSLMGVANAYLDTTPELDVGKIQDQSLSSKIYYQDGDTTKLLATYTGSQNRDYATLDEIPEDLRNAVIAVEDIRFYDHNGVDFRRLVGAFLSNLSSGKVEGGSTITQQLVKNKLLSNERSYKRKLQEAYLATELEKKYSKDEILEAYLNAIPLGGTVYGVKTAAKDYFAKDLSELNLREMILIASITQNPTKYNPRLATYKYPEHLPDLINRMNIVAERMYWDGMITEEQYNEVMIPSADYLAPECLEPGYTGEKILKDGYLDTWKEMMNIQPESPTNELYKYPHFVEYVIKDVQTFLLQKEGLEDTEANRQKVDLEMRAGGYEIYTTLNPTIQETVQNTLANYDGYPTLPKGVATEITDSNGIITPQPQAAAAVIDNETGYLVAIVGSKDEPTIRITTNRADEGLPVGSSMKPLAVYGPAFDIGYGPVSGVPYIDAPISGWLNEDGDESNPRMQGGTQGPITMRYAVVKSLNVAAAHTLMDYVTIDTSVDYLNKLGIPNENITPTGVGLALGGSPVTPIQMTAAYAAIANQGEYRQPVSFTLVRDANKNVIIDASTDRDVHQAFKPSTAYMLTNVLEEAVREGTGENGNLDGITTAGKTGTVGNNKGATFAGYTHYYSSFVWVGQDQNKTIGDSSLASRVTAPLWKEYMQKIHEGLGLGDAPIIDGTPEDFNINTNAQVCAYTNLAPGSGCLVFSGWMLSGTEPTEVCSGQHSTSSIKMCGISGMRFIEGVCPEESAYYYYSHSFPSDSPYAKWSGSGSSTTETAVGEDGLYTSGGDPNTECNVHFPGWDLPSESPTPTETYTPAPSSTPAPTTAPEPSPSQAPQPEGG, from the coding sequence ATGGCTCCCAAGAAAGATTTTCGGGATACGATAAAAAACGCCGGGGAAAAAACCAAAAAGTTTTTCTCCTCTGCGGCAAATAAAATAAAAGGGGGTTTTTCGGGCGCATCCAACCAGGTAAAAAAAGTGACGTCCGAAAGCGTCCGCAAGTTAAGGCGGCCGACGCCGATTCCGTTCGAGAAGGAAGAGGTTCCCCAAAAGCCTGTAAAAACAAAAACTTATGTCCCCAAATCCTCAGGGCCTTTGCCGGAAAAGCCGGCTGGTCAAAAGCCCGCAAAGGCTTATGTACCCAAGGCGAAAGCGGCGGCGGAAAAACCGGTGAAAAAGCAGCCGGTCAAGCCAAAGCCGTTACAAAAGAAAACCACGGATGTTCCTGTTTCAGATGAAACGGTCATTTTTTCCGAGCCGGCCGGTAAAAAAATCAAAACGGCTGCAACGCCCCGAAAAGAGCAAACCCAGTCCATCCCTGTGGTGGGCGGTAAAAAATCCCTTTTCAAACCGCGCGACAAAAAACCGAATTTTGCCCTCGGCGTTGTTTTGACGACCATTAAATTTACCTTTGTGGCGATCATCATCGCCGTGGTTATCGGCTTTGGTTCCCTGATGGGCGTTGCGAACGCCTACCTCGATACCACGCCGGAACTCGACGTAGGCAAAATACAGGATCAGAGCTTGAGCTCCAAGATTTATTACCAGGATGGCGACACGACCAAACTGCTTGCCACCTATACGGGTTCCCAGAACCGTGATTACGCAACGCTTGACGAAATTCCCGAAGACCTCCGCAATGCCGTGATCGCAGTCGAGGATATCCGCTTTTACGATCATAACGGCGTAGATTTCCGCCGCCTCGTCGGCGCATTCCTCTCCAACCTGTCTTCCGGTAAGGTGGAGGGCGGCAGCACGATCACCCAGCAGCTCGTTAAAAACAAGCTGCTCTCCAATGAGCGTTCCTATAAGCGTAAGCTGCAGGAAGCCTATCTTGCGACCGAGCTTGAGAAAAAATACAGCAAAGACGAAATACTCGAAGCCTACCTGAACGCGATTCCTTTAGGCGGCACGGTATATGGCGTCAAAACGGCTGCCAAGGATTATTTTGCCAAAGACCTGTCCGAGCTCAACCTGCGCGAAATGATCCTCATCGCTTCGATCACGCAAAACCCGACCAAATACAATCCGCGGCTCGCGACGTACAAATACCCGGAGCACCTGCCCGACTTGATCAACCGTATGAACATCGTTGCGGAACGCATGTACTGGGACGGTATGATCACCGAGGAGCAATATAACGAGGTCATGATCCCTTCCGCGGATTACCTCGCTCCCGAATGTTTGGAGCCCGGCTATACCGGCGAAAAAATTTTGAAAGACGGATACCTTGATACGTGGAAAGAAATGATGAATATCCAGCCGGAATCCCCCACGAACGAGCTTTATAAATATCCGCATTTTGTCGAATATGTCATAAAGGACGTCCAAACCTTCCTGCTGCAAAAAGAAGGCCTTGAAGATACGGAAGCCAACCGCCAGAAAGTGGATCTGGAAATGCGGGCGGGCGGTTATGAAATCTATACCACGCTCAACCCGACGATCCAGGAGACCGTACAGAATACGCTTGCGAATTACGATGGGTATCCCACGTTGCCCAAGGGTGTCGCCACGGAAATCACAGACAGCAATGGTATTATAACGCCCCAGCCGCAAGCTGCGGCAGCGGTCATAGATAACGAAACCGGATATCTGGTGGCTATCGTAGGTTCCAAAGACGAGCCAACCATCCGTATCACCACCAACCGTGCCGATGAGGGCCTGCCGGTCGGTTCCTCTATGAAGCCGCTTGCCGTATACGGGCCTGCGTTTGACATCGGCTACGGCCCTGTCTCCGGCGTTCCCTATATCGACGCACCCATTTCGGGATGGCTCAACGAGGATGGCGACGAAAGCAATCCCCGCATGCAGGGCGGTACGCAAGGCCCTATCACAATGCGGTATGCAGTCGTGAAATCCCTCAACGTCGCCGCAGCGCATACGCTGATGGATTATGTCACCATCGATACGTCCGTAGATTACCTGAATAAGCTCGGTATCCCGAACGAAAATATCACGCCTACAGGCGTAGGCCTTGCCCTAGGCGGCTCGCCGGTAACTCCCATCCAGATGACTGCGGCCTATGCAGCCATCGCCAACCAGGGCGAATACCGCCAGCCCGTTTCCTTTACGCTCGTGCGCGATGCGAACAAAAATGTGATCATCGACGCGTCTACAGACCGGGACGTACACCAGGCCTTCAAGCCCTCTACGGCTTACATGCTGACAAACGTCCTGGAGGAGGCTGTCCGTGAGGGTACCGGTGAAAATGGCAACCTTGACGGGATCACTACAGCGGGCAAAACGGGTACGGTCGGCAACAACAAAGGCGCGACATTTGCCGGTTATACCCATTACTATTCTTCTTTTGTGTGGGTAGGGCAGGATCAGAATAAGACCATCGGCGACAGCTCCCTTGCCAGCCGCGTGACCGCCCCCTTGTGGAAGGAATATATGCAGAAAATCCATGAAGGGCTTGGATTAGGCGATGCCCCTATCATTGACGGCACGCCCGAAGATTTCAACATCAATACGAACGCGCAAGTCTGTGCATACACCAACCTTGCGCCGGGCAGCGGCTGCCTTGTATTTTCAGGCTGGATGCTTTCCGGTACTGAACCGACGGAGGTATGCAGCGGCCAGCACTCGACCTCTTCGATTAAGATGTGCGGCATTTCGGGGATGCGCTTCATCGAGGGCGTATGTCCGGAAGAATCGGCATACTATTATTATTCCCACTCATTCCCGTCGGATTCCCCGTATGCCAAATGGAGCGGCAGCGGTTCGTCTACAACGGAAACCGCAGTAGGAGAGGACGGCCTTTATACCTCCGGTGGCGATCCGAATACGGAGTGTAATGTACACTTTCCAGGATGGGACCTGCCGTCAGAATCGCCTACGCCCACTGAGACGTATACGCCGGCGCCGTCGTCCACCCCCGCACCAACGACTGCGCCCGAGCCTTCTCCTTCACAGGCGCCCCAGCCTGAAGGCGGCTGA
- a CDS encoding YebC/PmpR family DNA-binding transcriptional regulator, producing the protein MSGHSKWSTIKNKKGKADAARGKVFTKIGREIAVAVKLGGPDPSMNSRLRDVIAKAKANNMPNDNISRSIKKASGELGSINYEELTYEGYGIGGVAVIVETMTDNKNRTVGEVRHAFDKFGGSLGTNGSVSFMFDKKGVIVIDAQAGDEDTVMEAALEAGAEDFSAEDGAYEITTAPEDFSAVREALEEAGYEFLSAELDMVPQTTTALNEEQQIKFEKMLDMLEDNDDVQNIFHNADLPDEE; encoded by the coding sequence ATGTCCGGACATTCAAAATGGTCAACAATCAAAAACAAAAAGGGAAAAGCCGATGCCGCGCGCGGCAAGGTTTTCACAAAAATAGGCAGGGAGATCGCGGTTGCGGTCAAGTTGGGCGGCCCTGACCCGTCGATGAATTCGCGCCTTAGGGACGTAATTGCCAAGGCGAAGGCCAACAATATGCCGAACGACAATATCTCCAGATCGATCAAAAAGGCGTCGGGAGAGCTGGGAAGCATCAACTATGAGGAGCTGACCTATGAAGGATATGGCATTGGCGGCGTAGCCGTGATCGTGGAAACGATGACGGACAATAAAAACCGTACGGTGGGCGAGGTGCGCCATGCGTTCGATAAATTCGGCGGATCGCTGGGCACGAACGGAAGCGTATCTTTCATGTTTGATAAAAAGGGCGTGATCGTTATCGACGCGCAGGCGGGAGACGAGGATACGGTGATGGAAGCGGCCCTGGAAGCTGGTGCGGAGGATTTTTCGGCAGAGGACGGCGCGTACGAGATCACTACTGCCCCGGAGGATTTTTCAGCGGTACGCGAAGCTCTGGAAGAGGCGGGCTATGAATTCCTGTCCGCGGAGCTCGATATGGTTCCGCAAACGACGACGGCCTTAAATGAGGAGCAGCAAATCAAGTTTGAAAAGATGCTGGATATGCTCGAGGACAACGACGACGTGCAGAATATTTTCCACAACGCTGATTTGCCGGACGAGGAATAA
- a CDS encoding type II secretion system protein yields the protein MMKRKRKEAFTLIELIVVIAIIGVLAAILIPTMMGFVGDAQESTCAANRDTAARNVTHWLALQRGKGNTDENALVDEAIQQSFEGQAVKTGTNTYTGLCPTDGIYTVIVAPDGSAACACSAHGGGEQPNPPNPGKTDEEHIQDLWSLDIVKNYFTSKPVRSTLDSSATHGSAIASEINKLLEEQFGVDAANTSWRIYKNGDDDFTITWANLNIEGLDPADKDRFPVTRYQTKSGTTETGTMCIGTKTTEGKTYNVLDGGSFEKS from the coding sequence ATGATGAAGCGGAAGAGGAAAGAAGCGTTTACGTTAATAGAGTTGATCGTTGTGATTGCGATCATCGGCGTGCTGGCAGCGATACTGATTCCGACGATGATGGGCTTTGTCGGCGATGCGCAGGAGAGCACATGCGCGGCGAACAGAGACACGGCGGCAAGGAACGTTACACATTGGCTGGCTTTACAAAGAGGCAAGGGAAACACGGACGAAAACGCGCTGGTTGATGAAGCGATACAACAGTCGTTTGAAGGACAAGCGGTTAAGACGGGGACAAATACATATACGGGTTTATGCCCGACGGACGGCATATATACGGTCATTGTTGCACCTGATGGGAGCGCGGCATGCGCATGCAGCGCGCACGGAGGAGGAGAGCAGCCCAACCCGCCTAACCCCGGAAAGACGGATGAAGAACATATACAGGATCTATGGTCGCTGGACATCGTTAAGAATTATTTTACCAGTAAGCCCGTAAGGTCTACGCTGGATTCGAGCGCTACCCATGGATCGGCGATCGCGAGCGAGATCAACAAATTATTGGAGGAGCAATTCGGCGTGGACGCTGCGAATACCAGTTGGCGGATTTATAAGAACGGGGACGACGACTTTACGATTACCTGGGCAAACCTCAACATTGAGGGGCTCGATCCGGCGGACAAGGATCGTTTCCCGGTCACGCGTTACCAGACAAAATCGGGAACCACGGAAACGGGAACGATGTGCATCGGCACGAAGACAACGGAAGGAAAGACATACAACGTCCTTGACGGCGGTTCGTTTGAGAAATCCTGA
- a CDS encoding SDR family NAD(P)-dependent oxidoreductase yields MKIAIITGASSGMGKEFVKQVSAQKCVEQIWVIARRKERLEELAQEVQTPLRVFAYDLTDMSHIDALKQVMDKEKPGVQLLANCSGFAKFGDFEQVREQDALAMIDLDVRALVALTMACIPHMLPGGHIIQIASTAAFQPLPDMNIYAASKAFVLSYSRALNRELGKKGVSVTAVCPGWTKTEFFDVAQKNASKGAVKNFLFLSKPENVVARALKDAQREKDVSVYGIFNKLHMFFAKILPDSSIMTFWNAMK; encoded by the coding sequence GTGAAAATTGCGATCATCACAGGAGCTTCCTCAGGCATGGGGAAGGAATTCGTCAAACAGGTAAGCGCGCAAAAGTGCGTGGAACAGATTTGGGTCATCGCACGCAGGAAAGAACGGCTTGAAGAGCTTGCGCAGGAGGTTCAGACGCCCCTGCGCGTTTTTGCTTACGATTTGACGGATATGTCCCATATCGATGCCTTAAAGCAGGTGATGGACAAAGAGAAGCCCGGCGTGCAGCTGCTTGCCAACTGTTCGGGCTTTGCCAAGTTCGGTGATTTTGAGCAGGTACGCGAGCAGGATGCGCTCGCCATGATCGACCTTGATGTCCGCGCGCTCGTGGCCCTTACGATGGCGTGTATTCCCCATATGCTGCCCGGCGGGCACATCATACAGATCGCCTCGACGGCCGCCTTCCAGCCGCTTCCGGATATGAACATCTACGCCGCTTCCAAGGCCTTTGTCCTAAGCTATTCGCGTGCCTTAAACCGTGAGCTCGGCAAAAAAGGCGTTTCCGTTACGGCGGTGTGCCCCGGCTGGACTAAGACGGAATTTTTCGACGTAGCCCAAAAGAACGCCAGCAAGGGCGCGGTCAAAAACTTCCTCTTTTTATCCAAACCCGAAAATGTCGTTGCACGCGCACTGAAAGACGCGCAGCGCGAAAAGGATGTTTCCGTCTACGGCATATTCAACAAATTGCATATGTTTTTTGCCAAAATTTTGCCCGACAGCTCGATCATGACCTTCTGGAATGCCATGAAATAA
- a CDS encoding SDR family NAD(P)-dependent oxidoreductase, producing MKALITGASSGIGRDIARELSKRGCGLIISARREDRLLELKNELSTGVEVITADLSKKEECLRLYEAVKGEDIDILINNAGYGVFGAFDETDLYAELNMIAVDIVSVHILSKLFLKDFIQKDHGYILNVASSAAFMPGPLFSSYYASKAYVLRLTQAIREELKKAGRDVYIGALCPGPVNTEFNQTAGVQFGLHGLASEYVAAYAVKKMFAGKTVIVPGAVMKVARFFSKLLPDGLVAKMAYGFQNSKKG from the coding sequence ATGAAAGCATTGATCACAGGGGCAAGCTCGGGCATCGGGCGGGATATCGCAAGGGAACTTAGCAAGCGGGGCTGCGGCCTCATCATCAGCGCGCGCCGTGAAGACCGCCTGCTGGAACTCAAAAATGAACTTTCGACCGGCGTAGAGGTTATCACCGCCGACCTTTCCAAAAAGGAGGAATGCCTGCGGCTGTATGAGGCGGTGAAAGGCGAAGATATCGATATCCTCATCAATAATGCAGGCTACGGCGTGTTCGGCGCATTCGATGAAACGGATCTTTACGCCGAGCTCAACATGATCGCCGTTGACATCGTCTCCGTGCACATTCTTAGCAAGCTGTTCTTAAAGGATTTCATCCAAAAGGATCACGGCTATATCCTCAACGTGGCCTCGTCCGCGGCCTTCATGCCCGGCCCTCTCTTTTCATCCTACTACGCTTCCAAAGCGTACGTGCTGCGCCTCACGCAGGCCATCCGCGAAGAGCTGAAAAAGGCGGGGCGGGACGTATATATCGGCGCGCTGTGCCCCGGCCCCGTCAATACGGAGTTCAACCAGACGGCGGGCGTACAGTTTGGCCTGCACGGACTCGCTTCGGAATATGTCGCCGCATACGCGGTCAAAAAAATGTTTGCCGGGAAAACGGTTATCGTGCCCGGCGCCGTTATGAAGGTCGCGCGCTTTTTTTCCAAGCTGCTGCCCGACGGCCTCGTCGCCAAAATGGCTTACGGCTTCCAAAATTCCAAAAAGGGTTGA